From the Clostridiales bacterium FE2011 genome, one window contains:
- a CDS encoding acetylornithine transaminase: MNTIELDNQYVASTYKRFPIEIISGKGSLVKDVNGKEYIDMGSGIAVTSFGVADDEWIAAVEKQIHSVQHMSNLFYTAPCANLAKALCDKTGMSKVFFSNSGAEANECAIKVARKWAAEHKGPACSTIVTLEQSFHGRTLTTLAATGQDHFHELFQPLTPGFASFPAGDMDALKKLCANGTVAAVLIEMVQGEGGVIALAPDFVKELAAFLKEQDILLMVDEVQTGNGRTGTMYAYMQYGLQPDVVSTAKGLAGGLPMGATLMSEKVKDVLSYGDHGSTFGGNPIAAAAALSIVERLTDDFLAEVTRKSQLIRSLLEGAPGIESISGLGLMIGLKTTKPAAEVLAACRENGVLCLTAKDKVRLLPALNTPDELLIKAADVIKAACK, encoded by the coding sequence ATGAACACCATCGAACTGGACAACCAATACGTCGCCTCCACCTACAAACGGTTCCCCATTGAAATCATCAGCGGCAAAGGTTCCCTGGTAAAGGATGTCAATGGCAAGGAATATATCGACATGGGTTCAGGCATCGCAGTCACCTCCTTCGGTGTAGCGGATGACGAATGGATCGCAGCTGTGGAAAAGCAGATCCACAGCGTTCAGCATATGTCGAACCTGTTCTACACTGCTCCCTGTGCCAACCTGGCCAAGGCCCTGTGTGATAAGACCGGCATGTCCAAGGTGTTCTTCTCCAATTCCGGAGCAGAAGCCAATGAATGCGCCATCAAGGTTGCCCGGAAATGGGCCGCGGAACACAAAGGACCCGCCTGCTCTACTATTGTGACGCTGGAGCAGAGCTTCCATGGCCGGACCCTGACCACCCTGGCCGCCACCGGACAGGATCACTTTCACGAACTCTTCCAGCCTCTGACTCCCGGCTTTGCTTCTTTCCCTGCCGGAGATATGGATGCGCTGAAAAAGCTTTGCGCTAACGGCACTGTCGCCGCGGTTCTCATCGAGATGGTACAGGGTGAAGGCGGCGTCATCGCCCTGGCTCCGGATTTCGTGAAGGAGCTGGCTGCCTTCCTGAAGGAGCAGGATATCCTGCTCATGGTGGACGAAGTGCAGACCGGCAACGGCCGCACCGGCACCATGTACGCCTATATGCAATACGGTCTGCAGCCTGATGTGGTTTCTACCGCCAAGGGACTGGCCGGTGGCCTGCCCATGGGCGCCACCCTGATGAGCGAGAAAGTGAAGGATGTCCTTTCCTACGGCGATCACGGTTCCACCTTCGGTGGCAATCCGATCGCAGCGGCAGCTGCGCTCTCCATTGTGGAGCGGCTGACAGATGACTTTCTCGCTGAGGTCACCCGCAAGAGCCAGCTGATCCGCAGCCTGCTGGAGGGTGCTCCCGGAATCGAAAGCATCTCCGGTCTGGGTCTGATGATCGGTCTGAAGACCACCAAACCCGCCGCAGAAGTTCTGGCCGCCTGCAGGGAAAACGGCGTTCTCTGCCTCACCGCAAAGGATAAAGTCCGCCTTCTCCCCGCCCTGAACACCCCGGACGAACTCCTGATCAAAGCCGCAGACGTCATCAAAGCTGCCTGCAAATAA
- a CDS encoding carbamoyl phosphate synthase small subunit has protein sequence MAYLVLANGTVFEGRRIGAHIDRIGELVFTTGMEGYLETLTDPSYYGQIVTQTFPLIGNYGVIEEDFEGHSELFGYIVRELCDTPSNFRSAYPLNEYLVAKGIPGLCGVDTREIVRITREEGVMNAMICDEIPSDLSEIRNFTVKDAVDSVTEAVKESFPAEGKEICRVALIDYGAKHNIIRSLQKRGCSVTVWPARTTAETILASDPDGIMLSNGPGDPKENTFCIGELKKLIGKLPVFGICLGHQLAALALGGDTIKLKYGHRGGNQPVRDLAAGRTYITSQNHGYAVVADSLKGIGTESFRNANDGSCEGMDYPDLKCFTVQFHPEAASGPRDTAILFDRFVENMTNGGKANA, from the coding sequence ATGGCTTATCTTGTGCTTGCAAACGGAACCGTCTTTGAAGGCCGCCGCATCGGCGCGCACATCGATCGGATCGGTGAACTGGTTTTCACTACCGGTATGGAAGGCTACCTGGAAACCCTGACGGACCCCAGTTATTACGGTCAGATCGTCACCCAGACCTTCCCCCTGATCGGCAACTACGGCGTAATCGAGGAAGACTTTGAAGGGCACAGCGAACTGTTCGGCTATATCGTCCGTGAACTGTGCGACACACCTTCCAACTTCCGCTCTGCCTATCCGCTGAATGAATACCTGGTGGCCAAAGGCATCCCCGGCCTGTGCGGCGTGGACACCCGTGAGATCGTCCGCATCACCCGGGAAGAGGGCGTCATGAACGCCATGATCTGCGACGAGATCCCGTCGGATCTCAGCGAGATCAGGAATTTCACAGTGAAAGATGCCGTGGATTCCGTCACGGAAGCCGTGAAAGAATCCTTCCCTGCCGAAGGTAAGGAAATCTGCCGTGTCGCCCTGATCGATTACGGAGCCAAGCACAATATCATCCGCAGCCTGCAGAAGCGCGGCTGCTCCGTTACGGTGTGGCCTGCCCGCACTACCGCCGAAACCATCCTGGCCTCCGATCCGGACGGTATCATGCTGTCCAACGGTCCCGGAGATCCGAAGGAAAACACTTTCTGCATTGGCGAACTCAAAAAGCTGATCGGCAAACTGCCTGTCTTCGGCATCTGCCTCGGCCACCAGCTGGCTGCCCTTGCCCTTGGCGGAGACACCATCAAGCTGAAATACGGCCACCGCGGCGGCAATCAGCCCGTGCGCGACCTGGCTGCCGGCCGTACCTATATCACTTCCCAGAACCACGGTTACGCGGTCGTGGCGGATTCCCTGAAGGGCATCGGTACCGAATCCTTCCGGAACGCCAATGACGGAAGCTGCGAAGGCATGGATTATCCGGACCTGAAATGCTTCACCGTCCAGTTCCATCCCGAAGCCGC